Genomic segment of Strix uralensis isolate ZFMK-TIS-50842 chromosome 14, bStrUra1, whole genome shotgun sequence:
GCTGCATCTTCCCAGAGACTTTACTGCAAGGGTTAGAGATGATAGACTACTGCTGCCTGCTCTTGTTCATTTACATGGATGCTCCTCTTGGGTCTTATCTAAGGAGTACCTATTGGAAGTTTCAGAAACTGAGCCATCAGCCTTAGCAGGAATTTGAGATTTGTTGAGATATGTAGTTGAAAACCTTGGAAAATGAAAGTGTCATATTAACATCCAGTGGATAGTCTCTGAACAAACCTCGGGATGATGAGAGTAGCTATCAGACTGTAATTTGGTGTGTTTGCAGGGCTGAGAGATGCCCTGTTTATGGAGTTTTCATGGCTATGGATGAAAGACTAAATGAGACTCGAAGAAGGTATGTCCTAGGATTCCAAAGAGGGTTCTGCTATTCTGACCTGATATTCTTTTGTTTCCGAGCCTTTATCTTGCCTTTGCTCCTTCTGCCTATGCTGCTCTCTACCAGTTATCTCCATCTGTCTCTGTGCTGATCTTGATTCCAGttctccatctttctctctctctctctctcccctttttttttcttccctccttctctcagGTTTCCCTTTTATTTCGAGCTGAAAATTGCATTTGTGATTTGGCTGCTCTCCCCTTACACCAAGGGCTCCAGTGTCCTCTACAGGAAGTTTGTGCACCCAACGCTCTCCAATAAGGAGAAGGTACTCACTTGTTGTTAGAAGATACTGACCTATCTGGGAGCTGACTGACTTCTGATTCAGTTATGCCacaataaaaactgaaatgtgtGAATCGTGCTTGTGCTGGCAGTAGTGGATGTAGAATGATTTTGTCTCTGACAACAATGTCATACTGCAGCTTACTGAAGATTGTGATGTAGCCAGTAGTTTGCCTAATGCTTAGAAAGCACGTTTGGCTAACCCAGCGTCATGAGCCCTTAGAGCCACTGTCAGTAGTTAAGCTCTTTGAATCACGGTAGGAGCAGCATGTTTTGTAGCCATGCTGTTCTTTCACATTGTCTGTATAAGCAACTGCTTTGTTTCAGTTGTTACCATTTCGAAATAGCGTACTTTAAGTAAAAGTTGCATTTGCAAACTTTCTGTAAGTAGCAGAGAAACTGCAGTTACGTGATCAATGACAGCTGATGCTGGTAGCCTGGAAAAAAGCTTCCAGATGAGCTTTGGGTTTTTAAGGGTGATGGTGGGGAGACTTTGATCATGTTTGTAACGAGGAGCTAAATGCCATGTTCCACATTGCCTTCCTAGGAAATTGATGAATACATTACTCAGGCTCGTGACAAGAGCTATGAAACCATGATGCGAGTTGGCAAGAGAGGGTTAAACCTTGCTGCCAATGCAGCAGTTACTGCAGCTGCAAAGGTAATGCAACACCTTCTCTAACGTTCAGGAATTCCCCAGCAGTTTAGTTTTGTGTGCCAGCAATTAGTGCTATGGGTCTGTTAGGGATGCTGGTACTTGTTGGCACCAATCTACAGTTCCTTTCCTCCCATTTGCCTTGCAGTTAATCCCATCCTTTGACTTATGAAAAGTGGAGGGAGAGTGGAATGGGTTTTGCTTTAACCTCTTCCCTGTTGGTCTCGGGagcatacttttctttttcccttctgtgttttttttcagagtacCCCAGTTGGGAATAGGGcacctttcctcttcttctgaatgATCCCATGTGAGATGGTCTTGGTGAAGGTGAAGTGACCTTGACCCTAATTTTTATGTCCTCTTAGGGACAGGGAGTTTTGTCTGAAAAGCTGCGAAGTTTCAGCATGCAGGATCTCACTCTGATCCGGGATGAAGATACTGTGCATATGAGAGGCCATGAGCCACAGCTGCACCCCTCTGGTGGGAGTCTTCTTGAAACCATTGAGGATTCAGGTACAGAACACCCCAGCTGGGCCACTGTGTGAGGCCTCATGTGGTGagccaggaggggagggggggttcCCTGGACTCTTCGTGCACTGGGTCTCAAAAGGACTGCGAGACTCCAAATTATCTGGGAGAAGTTATCTTGTCTTCCCTAGTCCCTTCCCATCTGCTTACACATTCCTGTACTTTTTTGCATTATCCTTCTTAAGGATGGTTGACATCTCCCTTTCATGTGGTACTTCAGCATGGGCCATTTTAGACTTCATGtgatttttcaaaagtgtttgCTGAAACTTTCTTATTCCTTAGCTTCCTGTTACTCCTcaggagaggagagcagtgtGGCACAGAGGTCTAATGGAACCCTGTCGGAGACTAGAACAGACCCATCAGATGAAGATGGAGGAGACAAACTTCCTAAACGTACCCAGAGTCTCAAAACTCCTAAGAAGATGATGAAAGCTGAGGTGAGGTGGTGTGTAAATTATTTGCAGCACTGACATTGATTTGTGAGCTTTGTTGGAAGGCTTCGGCTTCGTAGTCTCAGTGCATTTAAAAGCTGTTTGTATCAACTTTGTTGGACTAAGTCTTTGCTAGTTGAGTCCTACATCAGAGGACTTGCTGCCTACTTGCTATACTAGTTTCTagcttttgtatttttatcaTGCCTGTGAACCTCTGCCATAAGCCAGGACCCATTCAGGTTTTGTGTTGAAGAGTGGGGCGTTAgatatttttaacatgttttgttGACTGTATCCTCTCTCCTGTCTGTTACAGtctaaatatataatataatactATTGTGACATTTAGCCACTTTCTCCTCATCTAAAATGCAACGGTTCTATACCCTCTTAGGCCTTCCTGGACTTCTGCGTATTAGATATGGGGAAAATGTTATTCCCTCCTTCACACTactccccatcccttccccaaCTCCCCTCCACCCCAGGGTTTTGTCCTGAAGTTTGGGTTAACTGGTCACTGTGGAGCTGTCCCCTCCATGTGTCCATGTGACGATCCAGGATATTTACAGCCATTCACATGGGACATGAGTTGCCTGTATTCTTATTATTAAAACAAACCatacatgaaaataaatgcagttgtGTCCAGGAGCCATTTTAGCTTAACAATCTCTGGTTTCAGCTGTTGGTGTGTTCTCTAGAACATGCTTTTTGAGGTGCTGCTTTCCAGCTTTTGACTTTTACTTGAATGTTTCTTGTGGTTTGATTTATACCTAATAAAATGCTTCTCTCTTTTTGTGAAGTTGGGGTCCCATTTACTTGATTCAACTCGGACTcctaattttgttttatttttatttaagataaaGAGTATTGTATGACTGGCTCACATTGTCAAGCTTTTCAGgctaaattaaataatttgggggAAAAGAATTGCTTAAAGCATCATTTTAAGTTGTACTGTTAACCTGTACAGGACACCTTTGCATGTGATTAAGTATTCTTTGTAACAATCACAAAATAgttgaggttggaggggacctctggagatcatctggtccgaCCCCActgctcaagcaaggccacctaGAGCCGGtttcccaggaccatgtccagatagcttttgaatatctccaaggatggatatGTATGTCTAAAGATGCATTTAAAATCAGCCTGGatcttttttaaatttccaaGGCTTACTTCTGAGTTGATCCCTCTGCGTTCCTCTGTAGCATATTAGACAGGAGcagggaaacagaaacaaaatttggTTCCAACTTCCTAGCAAGgaatttttaatgtgaaattgtGATAAGACTAACGACTTTCCTGTGCTGTTCATTGTGAATACAGAAATTCTGATCAAGCCCTTTGCAGCCATATTGGGTTTTATGCTCACTCTGTTTGGAGCTTCAGTTCAGGTGTAGGATTTGTAGGAGGTCTTTGACTGAGACCTCCAAGATTGCCCAGAAGGACCGAATGCATTGTAGATCATAAATGCACTCTTCTTGCCAATATCTAGAATGAAAGACACTGGAGTAAGGTGTGAAAACTAGTCTAAGATGTTTCTATGTGTTTCAGAGAACAGCATTTGGGATGGCAGTCAAGGAGCAGAAGAGTTACAGCAGTGAAGTGTTATGTGAATGTTACCAGTTAGAAATATCGCTAGGTCTAATCTTTTGTTGAGACAGCTGACTTTGGTTTTATTATCACACTTGTCCAGTTTTAGGATGTCTTCCTCTCCTGGTTGCTATTTGATAGATACACTCAGAGTGATTTGTTTATTAACGAAAAACAAATGGAATGGATAAGTAGCCTTTTTGAAACAACAGATGACATGAATAGGGTCATCATCTTGTAGTTCTTTTGTCCCATTTTCACTCTGCATTCTTGTATCTTTCTGCTAAGCATTTAGGTGTTAAACTAACCTAAGATGCCTCTTTTTTTATCTCCTCAGCTTCCAGTAAGAAGTGTGAAAGCCCGCCCTAAGAAGAAAGCTGCAGGCTCTCTTGCTTCTGGCGAGTCATCCTAAGGagacctccccctccccagcacctgtCTCTGTTCCGGGATTTGCCTGTCACTTTTGAGGGGAAACTCCCCAAAGGAAGGGAGCCGCGATTCATGTACATAACAGATACTGCTTTGTAGAGCTCATTCCAAGGCAAGGGGGAGGCTGGGCTTCAGAAAATGGAGTAGAGGATACACATCCTCGggaattttctccttttcatctctctGTCAGAGGGAATGCTGATATGTCTGTACATAGCCTGTTGCTTTGGAATTCCCACTGTATAACCCTAGTTGGGGAGAATCTTTGCTGGAAGAACTGACTAGGGTTAGAGACATCCATTGCACAGAAGCTGGAAAAATATTAGACACTGGAGTTCCACAGGGGTGGGTGGCTCCCTAAAATGTCTTATCTTGCTCTGGGTATTCTTCTGCAGCTGTGCGTTGTTGAGAAGTGCCCACCACGATTCATCCTCCTTAAGAATGGACTGTACCTGTCATGTCCATCCCCTTTGAGAAGGTGGCTGAAATGGTGTATGCTGAGTGCTTTTGAACATAAAGGACTAGCTCATGGGAGGAGTATTCTAGATTCCCGTTAGTAGTACTGGAAGATGAAGAgattgggttttatttcattatttctggaAGGTGAAGGGAGATAACTGAAAAACTGAGTGCAATGGAGTAGGTGCAGGTATCTGTAAGAGTTAAGTATTGAGAAGGGAAGTTGGGCATCTGTAAGATTTTGGCTCTTCTAGAAGCTgcttgaattttatttcaggttCTGTTGTTCACTTTGATTCCTGTGAGAGCATCAGAGTGAGGTGAGTCCCATGCAGTGGGAGAAGTTGGCAGGGAGACTGTTGCTTTGCCATTTAGTGATTGAACTCCATGTCAACCTGATGCTTGTTACTACAGACAAATTCTTTCGTTCTAGCAGATGACTGGGGAGAATCTGGTTCAATATAGCCCGTGAGCATACTTGAGAATTTCAGAAGCCCTTATCTCTCAGCCTTAGGAGATCCGGTCCTCAGGGCATGAGAACTGATAAATAGCTGATGTATGAATTTCACTAGTTCCAGGATTCCGTTTATGGGGGATAAAAATCAGGGAGTAGGACACACTACTGTGATCAGTCAGTCCTCTTGCTTTATCCTACTGCAGCCCTTGCACAGATTTTTCTGTCTGACCATGTGCCATGTTCATCAGCTTCCTGAGGCTTGAGCAATATGTAACACTTGGGACAGAACTACATTGAATGTAGAATATGTGTTGTGGGAGTGAAATTGCAGTGCTGCAGAGAAAATTTGCATCATGCCAAGCCATGCTGGATTCTAATCTGTTGAACATTTTTGAGGGGAGATCCCCTGTAGACAGGCCAATAGGGTCAGTGGGAATTTATGAGTTAGGGTTCCTGTTGAGATCTATAATGGGGGACCACCATTATAGACTTGGTTGTCTAAATGAGTACTTGATGGTCTTAATCTTTACTAAAACTACTTATCAAAGGAACCTggctcctccttccctcctgaaGACCATTCTTAGCTCTAGGTGCAGGTATTTGTGTTTGCCCAGTATTTTGCTGTTGACAATGTATAGAAGCACTTCTGCGAGTAATGTTCCACAAGTACTTCTGTCCTGAAGAACAGCCCTTCAAAAGTTTGTAAAGTTGAAGGTTAGGActgaattttttcttgtttcccatTGTCTTGGTGGGAAATTGTTATGAATTGACTAGTTATTTTAGGAAACCAATTAAGttggttttacttttatttgtagcttttaaaaattgaagtCTTGACAGACCGTGTCAGAAACTTGCATCCTGCCAGAAATACTTGTCCTAAATTATCCACAAGGCCTTATGCAGAAGCCAGTAGAAAATCCCTGATGcccaaaagaaaagcaagtattttgttctttttactttAACAGACATTGTATATGTGTCTTACTAGTACATGCAAAGGCATGTTCTGAGCAGGAATTCTGTTTCCAAAGGAAATTCCCCTCTTCCATACAAGGGTTAAAAATCTTTACTGATTATGTGAAAGATTCAGTTGTGAGGAATTGCTGTCCTAGATTTCACTGTACAGAACAAGATAGAATCATTTTTCTCTATATACCAAGTACCTCTATGACCGCATTTcttgaaaattttttcctttaactaaAAATTTCCATAGCAAATTATTTACGTAAATCATTGTGAGGGACTTGATTTGGAAGCCAAGGTTTGGTTAGTCTTCCCTTATGCTGATCTCCATGCTCTTTCCTTGCACATGTATGGTGATAGTCTTGGATTACTTGGTTTTCATACAGTGACTTTCCAGAATGTTTTCTAGAATCAGTTCATTTGTAGTAACTCTTCTTGCTTTGAAGCACAGGAGGAATTTCTAAAGACTCAGTTTTGGCCTTTGGATTTACCTTTGTCTTCCTGAGCTAGGTTCTGCACTGAGTATCTTAGAATTGATACGTGATGTCATTAGCCTGTGAGTAAGTACGGGTCAGTCTTAACTCTGACTTTTGTTATGCAGGGAAATTAAATGACTTCTGGTTGTAAGGGAGAGTCTGGAGTAGAGTCGGGGACTGTTATCTAGTGTATGATACAAAGCTGATGATGCCAAGCAGCAGAACTTACCCAGAGCAAGAACAATGTCTTAGCATAGACactattttcttcttccagtacAAATGTGACTGCTAGATTGTGCTCTGCTTGATCAAAGCCTCTGCAGATCTGCCACCACCCATGTGATCTCTTAGTGAGTTTCTAGATATAGTTCTGCATTGGATGGCATGGTCTTGCATAGAAATTCTCTTGTTAATGAGAACGCTGAATGTGCTGTTTTGATGAAATGCTTTTATCAGCTGTTGTTCAGTGTTTTCAGCAGGAAATGCTGGAATGTAGTTTCTCTTCAGTATCATCTGTGGGCTTCATTGTGCAGTTACACAAATGGTTAAATCTTCACCTAGCAGTAGAACCCCTTGTATTCAGTAAGTGTTTATACCCCTTTCCTAATACACCTGGGCACAAAGAGaaacacagtaaaagaaaatgatACCTGAagtgggcgggggggggaatgTAGGGACATGGTATGTGTGTGTCATACTTCGTGTGCCTAAAAATTATCCTAAAATACCTGTACCATGAGATATAACGTGAAGCCATGACTGCCTTTTGGAAAGAAACGTTGTACCTCCATGCTGTATAATACTATGAGTCAGTGTTCTGCTGCTGGAAAAGAAGATAGTGAAATGTGAGAAACTTAAGGATTTGCtgcataaaagggaaaaatggttTCTTGCTTGGCAGTATCCTTCATGGTGGGTAAGAAATAGGAAGATACAGGAGAGACTGCTGTCAGGTTTTAAACCTTACACTTCAACTAAACATCTTCATTTCTTACTGTTCTTTATTGAGTTTCTGGTTCTCCAGCCTTATGTTTCCAAGTCTGAGGGGACTGATTTCTTTTAGACTAGATTTTAACTTCCATGGTAGGTAGAGGATTTATTAGAGAGGGATGCTGGTGTTCTTAAAATTGCAAAGCTTTTTCTGGGGAAGCTACACCTTCCCCTGTTTTAGTGAACTGAGTTCCATTCATTGTCCTTTTGCAGTGCTGGGCTTTCTTTTTTATACATCCCTCCTGGAAGTATGACTCTCTCACAATATATGGCCAAGTAATTTCTGCCTTCAAAAGCAAGATTTCTGGAGAACCCCAACTTTCCAGAAATTGTTGTTTATTCTTTGCCATCTTAATCATCAGGAAATATAGTGCCTTAGGAGGAAAGTGGGATGACTGTGGAATACTCTGCTGGTTCTCTGATCTGCACAGAGCGTTGTGTCTGCATGTTAACTGTGAGGTGTCATCGTATGCTTGAGAGCAGCTGTTGAGTTGAGCCGAGTGTTCCTATCTGTCTTCCAAACTTGCATATAATGCTGGAAAGTGTGGCTTACTGCCTAAGAGGagaatcactgaaaaaaaccctcttatcCTTCTTTCTGATGGAGACGCTGTGTTGTGACATTGCTGCTTGCTGGGGAGATGCTGAATCACATCTCTCTATGTAACTGATCAGTACTGCAGCTTCTCTTGCTTTACCCACTAAGGATTTGTAATGTGCCACTTGGCTGAAGCATCTTGTTGTGCTGCTTTCTGAGTTGCCCTGTAAAGTCAGATATGTGGAAAACCAGCAAAGTGTTCTGAAGCTATATGAGCTCACAGAGTCACTggagttggaagggacatctgtaGGACATCTGGTGCAGCCTCCCTGCTTAGGTAGGGCCAGCCCAAGCCAGTTGCCCAGGAGTTCCTAGTGTGCTATTTGTGGTCTGGAGCCTACTGAATTTAATGTTTAAGAGCATGCTGTGTGGGGATGTGCTTTAGTGTTACTGAGGAGAAAGGATTCCTGGTCACCTTTCATCTGGAATTTGGCACTATTACAAAACACTATAAACATAACTCAGTATTACGTTATTTATAGGTATTAAGCCTAGAGGCTTCAGAAGAGATCTTAAGGTGTGCAGAGTAACTTGTGAGAACAGTTGGTTTGAACAGTAAATAAAGGCAATAAACCTGCATAGCAGCCAAAAACCTGTCTCATGAGATAGAGTGGAAAATGAGCTGTGTACACGAGAGTTGCCCAGAAAATACTGCTGACTTTGTGATCCTCAAGCAATACTTAAACTCTGTGCTCTACAGGTTAGAGCCTGATTTCTCTCCTACAGCACCTCTTTGTGTCTTACCTTTCTAAGCTGGGCTTGAGCTACATGCATTGAGATTCTTGAACCTTTCATCACTTCAGAACAATAAAGTTTGGATTTTACCTCAGCAGGCAGCTGATCTGCAGGGAGGACCAGATGATTAGAAAGTATCTCACATCACTTTATAGTAGGTGTGTTCTGCTGGGGAAGCGCCAGCAGGGAGCTCCAGAGGGTACGTTCATCTGGGAAGTTACCCCTCAGCACAAAGCCTACATTTTTGGATGAACCAAATGCTGGACTTTGCTACACTCATATACACAGCTCTCTGTAGAATCCCAAAATTCAATGTCAGAATTGCCAGACCTCTATTTATGATGAGAACTGGAATCAAAATAATATGAAGAGAAACAGTGGCAAattggtggggggttttttctGCAATTTTGCAGGTTAATTTAggtctttgctgcttctgtgcctAAAACCTTTCCATAAACCCCTGACAAGCAAACTGTTACTTCCTTGCTCTGTTTCTCAGCTCCTATCCTTTCATGACCCAGTTACATTTCTTAGGTTTTCTCTTATTAAGGAAGGGACTACTTCCATTTTGCTGACTGTGGAGAtatgaaaaatactgtcttttagAGCTGAAATTTAGCCTTTTTCCATTATTTAATCCTATGACCTAGAATCATACAGTGACTCTCACAACAAGGCCTAAGGCTGGATTCCCGGGTGCAATCTGAACATCTATTGCCAATAGCATAGTttgatgtatttctcttttcttacgGTGACTTCTGGCTGAAATGTGCTTCTGCAGACCCTTTGGACAAGAGCATTTTGTCTGCATTTAGCCAAATAATGTTAGAAGCAACGTTTGTGGAAAGGCTGCAAAAGTGAGTGAACTCTAAAGGAGTAAGAGTTCAAGTCTTCTGTAATATACAACTGTCTTGAGACTGTAGAAGATTTGTGGCAGCAGTAGAAATGCCCTGCTGTACTGACTTACCAAAGATGGGGAATTCAATCATGTTTGCAGCAGGTTGGGGAGGAGAGTCAGGCTGGATGGCAAGCATATAAAATTTTTACATGCAAGGGAACTGAGTTTTTACCGTAAGTAATACTTATAGTAACTtaccaaaaagaaagcaagctgaaaattTTG
This window contains:
- the REEP2 gene encoding receptor expression-enhancing protein 2 isoform X4 — translated: MMYWIVFAFFTTAETLTDIVLSWAERCPVYGVFMAMDERLNETRRRFPFYFELKIAFVIWLLSPYTKGSSVLYRKFVHPTLSNKEKEIDEYITQARDKSYETMMRVGKRGLNLAANAAVTAAAKGQGVLSEKLRSFSMQDLTLIRDEDTVHMRGHEPQLHPSGGSLLETIEDSASCYSSGEESSVAQRSNGTLSETRTDPSDEDGGDKLPKRTQSLKTPKKMMKAELPVRSVKARPKKKAAGSLASGESS
- the REEP2 gene encoding receptor expression-enhancing protein 2 isoform X5; this translates as MKMSSTDLNTDSRWIPLVKWMMYWIVFAFFTTAETLTDIVLSWFPFYFELKIAFVIWLLSPYTKGSSVLYRKFVHPTLSNKEKEIDEYITQARDKSYETMMRVGKRGLNLAANAAVTAAAKGQGVLSEKLRSFSMQDLTLIRDEDTVHMRGHEPQLHPSGGSLLETIEDSASCYSSGEESSVAQRSNGTLSETRTDPSDEDGGDKLPKRTQSLKTPKKMMKAELPVRSVKARPKKKAAGSLASGESS
- the REEP2 gene encoding receptor expression-enhancing protein 2 isoform X3, whose translation is MVSWIISRLVVLIFGTLYPAYSSYKAVKTKNVKEYVKWMMYWIVFAFFTTAETLTDIVLSWFPFYFELKIAFVIWLLSPYTKGSSVLYRKFVHPTLSNKEKEIDEYITQARDKSYETMMRVGKRGLNLAANAAVTAAAKGQGVLSEKLRSFSMQDLTLIRDEDTVHMRGHEPQLHPSGGSLLETIEDSASCYSSGEESSVAQRSNGTLSETRTDPSDEDGGDKLPKRTQSLKTPKKMMKAELPVRSVKARPKKKAAGSLASGESS
- the REEP2 gene encoding receptor expression-enhancing protein 2 isoform X2 is translated as MKMSSTDLNTDSRWIPLVKWMMYWIVFAFFTTAETLTDIVLSWAERCPVYGVFMAMDERLNETRRRFPFYFELKIAFVIWLLSPYTKGSSVLYRKFVHPTLSNKEKEIDEYITQARDKSYETMMRVGKRGLNLAANAAVTAAAKGQGVLSEKLRSFSMQDLTLIRDEDTVHMRGHEPQLHPSGGSLLETIEDSASCYSSGEESSVAQRSNGTLSETRTDPSDEDGGDKLPKRTQSLKTPKKMMKAELPVRSVKARPKKKAAGSLASGESS
- the REEP2 gene encoding receptor expression-enhancing protein 2 isoform X1, producing the protein MVSWIISRLVVLIFGTLYPAYSSYKAVKTKNVKEYVKWMMYWIVFAFFTTAETLTDIVLSWAERCPVYGVFMAMDERLNETRRRFPFYFELKIAFVIWLLSPYTKGSSVLYRKFVHPTLSNKEKEIDEYITQARDKSYETMMRVGKRGLNLAANAAVTAAAKGQGVLSEKLRSFSMQDLTLIRDEDTVHMRGHEPQLHPSGGSLLETIEDSASCYSSGEESSVAQRSNGTLSETRTDPSDEDGGDKLPKRTQSLKTPKKMMKAELPVRSVKARPKKKAAGSLASGESS